In Streptomyces qaidamensis, one DNA window encodes the following:
- a CDS encoding MarP family serine protease — protein MDLLDILLLLVVLAYAASGYRRGLVAGCVSLTGFVGGAVVGVWVLPWVMDLVEPGTTRATLAAVFTVLLPAVVGHELAGRLALRLRRELDRGPLRVADGIGGAVANAVAVLIVAWVAASVLGASSSPLVTSAIRDSRLLGAVQRTMPDTTPGWFSEATSALTQAGFPQVFNPFENESTAEVAKPTGDSVTAAATDAAKRSTVKVEGVAGTQGREGSGFVYARERVMTNAHVVAGIDEPTVQIGGVGRTYEARVVLFDPQKDVAVLYVPGLKAPVLRFDDDAGRGDSAVVAGYPEDGDLNLQAATVANRVRATGQNIYNDGTATREIYSIRSTVRPGNSGGPLLTTDGRVFGVVFARSTTDAETGYVLTADEVASDARDGAAATAPVDTGELAAS, from the coding sequence GTGGACCTGCTCGACATCCTGCTGTTGCTGGTCGTTCTGGCCTACGCTGCGTCCGGGTACCGGCGTGGGCTGGTGGCCGGCTGTGTGTCGCTGACGGGCTTCGTGGGCGGTGCGGTCGTCGGCGTGTGGGTCCTGCCGTGGGTGATGGACCTGGTGGAGCCGGGGACGACGCGGGCGACGCTGGCGGCGGTGTTCACGGTGCTGCTCCCGGCGGTCGTGGGGCACGAGCTGGCGGGGCGCCTCGCGCTGCGGCTGCGGCGGGAGCTGGACCGGGGGCCGCTCAGAGTGGCGGACGGGATCGGCGGGGCCGTGGCCAACGCGGTGGCCGTGCTGATCGTGGCGTGGGTGGCCGCGAGCGTCCTGGGCGCGTCCTCGTCGCCCCTGGTCACCTCGGCCATCCGGGACTCACGCCTGCTCGGCGCCGTGCAGCGGACGATGCCGGACACGACACCGGGCTGGTTCTCGGAGGCCACGTCCGCATTGACGCAGGCGGGCTTCCCACAGGTCTTCAACCCCTTCGAGAACGAGTCGACGGCCGAGGTCGCCAAGCCCACCGGCGACAGCGTCACGGCCGCCGCGACCGACGCCGCCAAGCGGAGCACGGTGAAGGTCGAGGGGGTGGCGGGCACACAGGGCCGTGAGGGCAGCGGGTTCGTCTACGCGCGCGAGCGCGTGATGACCAACGCCCATGTGGTGGCGGGCATCGACGAGCCGACCGTGCAGATCGGCGGGGTCGGGCGGACGTACGAGGCGCGGGTGGTGCTCTTCGACCCGCAGAAGGACGTGGCCGTGCTGTACGTGCCGGGTCTGAAGGCGCCCGTGCTGCGCTTCGACGACGACGCCGGGCGGGGCGACTCGGCGGTGGTCGCGGGCTATCCGGAGGACGGCGACCTGAACCTCCAGGCGGCGACGGTCGCGAACCGGGTGCGGGCGACGGGCCAGAACATCTACAACGACGGGACGGCCACACGGGAGATCTACTCGATCCGCTCCACCGTCCGCCCGGGCAACTCCGGCGGCCCGCTGCTCACCACGGACGGCCGGGTGTTCGGCGTGGTCTTCGCCCGCTCCACCACGGACGCCGAGACGGGTTACGTCCTGACGGCGGACGAGGTCGCCTCAGACGCGCGCGACGGCGCGGCCGCGACGGCACCGGTGGACACGGGCGAGCTGGCAGCGTCGTAG